The sequence AAATTCAAAGGAGTGTGTATAAGGCATGGGCAAGTTTGAAGTTATTGATCATCCATTGATCCAGCACAAGTTAACAATGATTCGGGACAAGAACGTGGGGACCAAGTTCTTCCGGGAAACGGTGAAGGAGATTTCGACCCTGATGGCATACGAGGTTTCTCGTGACATGCCATTGAAGGACGTCGAGATTGAAACCCCGATTGCCAAGACGACCCAAAAGGAACTGGCCGGCAAGAAGGTTGCCATCATCCCAATCCTGCGGGCTGGTCTCGGCATGGTCGACGGGATGACCGACCTGATCCCGGCAGCCAAGATTGGTTTCATTGGAATGTACCGGGACGAGAAGACCCTGAAGCCACACGAATACTTCGTTAAGCTGCCAAACGACATCACGGACCGGCAGCTCTTCATCGTTGACCCAATGCTGGCCACCGGTGGTTCTGCCATGATGGCGATCGAAGCGCTGAAGAAGCGGGGCTGCCAGGAGAAGAACATGAAGTTCGCCTGCCTGGTTGCCGCACCGGAAGGGGTTCAGGCCGTTCGTGAAGCCTATCCTGACGTCGACATCTACACCGCGGGCCTTGATGACCACCTGAACAAGGATGGCTACATTGTTCCTGGCCTTGGGGATGCCGGTGACCGGCTCTTCGGTACTAAGTAATTTCATGATTTTTGCGTCACTAGATTCAGGATGACTGAGTTTGGTGGCGTTTTTCTTGTTGCGAAACTTATAAAGCCCTTAAATTTTCCCCAGAGGCTTTCCTCTTGGATTAGGAATAGTAAAATGGCAGGTAGTGTTAATTGAGAAGGAAGTCTTGCAATGTTTCAAAAATCGTGGCTGAAAAAGCGCCGCTGGCTGTTGCTGATTTTGGTGCTGGTTGGGATTCTTAGCATCGGCTTTACCACCCATAACCAGCGCTTTTATCACCAGCCAATCGCCAGGGTCGTCCGGGTCAGCAAAACGGGGAAGGCACGCCGAACCAGCGACCAGTTTAAAAATGTTGACCACCAGTATGACCAGCGCTTGGTGGCGGTGATCATGAACGGGCGCTACCGGGGACGGCGGCTCACCCTGTCCAACACCTACAGTGATTCCCAACCGATGGACCAGCGCTTCCGGGTGGGTGACCAGGTCTTCTTGACCCAGCTGCACCAGCACAAGGGGACCCTGTCGGCTAACATCGCCGGCTACAAGCGGGACACGGTCCTGGTCACCTTGGCCTGGCTGGTCGTGGCCCTGCTCCTGCTGATGATGGGCCGGTCCGGCGCCTGGGCCCTGGTGAGCGTGATCGTCAACGCCCTGCTCTTTATGGCGGCAGTTACCCTGGACCTGAACGAGAACGGGGAGCACGTGCTGCCCATCTTTAGCGTCCTGACGGTCATCTTTGCCTTCGTCAGCCTGCTTTTGGTACTGGGCCCCAGCAAGAAGATGCTGGCCACCTTTAGTGCGACGGTCATCGGGACCTTTGCCGCCCTGGGAGTCAGTCTGCTGGTCTTTGCCTGGACCCACGAGCGGGGGATCTACTACGAGTCGATGCAGTACGTCACCCAGGTCCCCCGGCCACTCTTTTTGGCCGAAACGCTCCTGGGATCGTTGGGGGCGGTGATGGACGAATCCAGCGACATCATTGCGACCCTTTTTGAGCTTAAGCAGCTAGAACCCACGGTGAGTGCGCGCCAGCTCTTCATATCCGGGCGCAACGTCGGTAAATCGATCATGGGACCGCTGATCAACGTCCTCTTCCTGATTTTCATGGCCGACACCTTTACGTCTAGCCTGCTCTACATTAAGAACGGCAATTCCTGGGGCTATACCTTCGCGATGAACATGAGCCTGGGAACGGTTCAGAGTCTGGTCAGCGGGATTGGGATCGTCCTGGCGATCCCGCTGGTCAGCGCGTTTGGGGCACTGCTATTAGGGAGGCGAGCGAAGTGACGACGATTACGGCCCTCGGGCTGGTATTAATGATTTTAATGATTCTTGTTGGTGGCAAGCAGGGGTGGACGGCATTTTGGAGCCTGCTGCTGAACTTCGGTTTCCTCTACTTTGCAATGGTGCTGATTGCCTTTCACGTCCCACCGATGTTTGTAATGGCCACGACCGGGGTGATTATCCTGGCCGTGACGATCTTCATGGGGGAGGACGACCTGCGCACCACGGTGACGGCCTTCTATGCTTCCCTGATCGTTCTGGCGATTTTGATCCTGTTCATCATCGGCATCGAGCACTGGGCGATGGTCCAGGGCTTTGGCACCGAGGACAGCGACGAACTGGAGGGGATGTCGATCCTGATCGGCATCTCTTACCTCAAGGTGGCCGAGACGGTGATGGTTCTCAGCACGCTGGGGGCGATTGCCGAGGCCGCCATGGCGATCTCCTCCGGGTTGACCGAGGTTCTCGACAACCATCCGAGGATCACCAATGCCCGGTTGATGGGCAGCGGGATGGCAATCGGTCGCCAGATCATCGGCACGACCTTCAACACGCTTTTCTTCGGCGTCTTCGGGGGCTTCTTGGCGCTCTTCCTTTGGTTCGCCGGCCTTCACTACTCGCTGGGCACGATCATGAACAATAAGATCTTCGTGGCCGAGATGTTGGAGATCCTGGTTTCCTTTATCGGCGTGCTGATTACGGTGCCCATGACCGCCTGGGTGATGACCAGGAGACGTAATCACCTGGTTGACAAGCAGTCCCCAAGTAACTATGATAAGAACGATTAAAAACCTTTAAGCGGGATCCCATGAGATCCCAAAGGTGCGTGAAATGATTAGCGGCAGATGGCCGAATTTGAGTGCAGCTTTGGGTGAGATCCCAAGGCTGCTTTTTAATTGAGGAGGGAAAAGAATGGCGCATCGTCGCGATGTCGTACTCGATGTTGATGAGAAGCCGAGGCCCGCGCAGTGGGTGGGGCTTTCTCTGCAGCACATGTTTTCAATGTTCGGTTCTACCGTCCTGGTGCCGATCCTGGTGGGCTTAAATCCCGGAATCGCCCTGTTTAGCTCTGGGGTGGGAACCCTAATCTATCTATTAATTACCAAGCACAAGATCCCAGCCTATATGGGATCGAGTTTCTCCTTTGTCGTGCCGATGATGGCGCTGATGAAGACCACTGGTTACCCGGGGATTGCCCAGGGGACCGTGGCGGTTGGCTGCGTCTACTTAATCGTGGCGCTGGTGGTCAGCCGGATCG comes from Limosilactobacillus sp. and encodes:
- the upp gene encoding uracil phosphoribosyltransferase, with the protein product MGKFEVIDHPLIQHKLTMIRDKNVGTKFFRETVKEISTLMAYEVSRDMPLKDVEIETPIAKTTQKELAGKKVAIIPILRAGLGMVDGMTDLIPAAKIGFIGMYRDEKTLKPHEYFVKLPNDITDRQLFIVDPMLATGGSAMMAIEALKKRGCQEKNMKFACLVAAPEGVQAVREAYPDVDIYTAGLDDHLNKDGYIVPGLGDAGDRLFGTK
- a CDS encoding YibE/F family protein is translated as MFQKSWLKKRRWLLLILVLVGILSIGFTTHNQRFYHQPIARVVRVSKTGKARRTSDQFKNVDHQYDQRLVAVIMNGRYRGRRLTLSNTYSDSQPMDQRFRVGDQVFLTQLHQHKGTLSANIAGYKRDTVLVTLAWLVVALLLLMMGRSGAWALVSVIVNALLFMAAVTLDLNENGEHVLPIFSVLTVIFAFVSLLLVLGPSKKMLATFSATVIGTFAALGVSLLVFAWTHERGIYYESMQYVTQVPRPLFLAETLLGSLGAVMDESSDIIATLFELKQLEPTVSARQLFISGRNVGKSIMGPLINVLFLIFMADTFTSSLLYIKNGNSWGYTFAMNMSLGTVQSLVSGIGIVLAIPLVSAFGALLLGRRAK
- a CDS encoding YibE/F family protein — its product is MTTITALGLVLMILMILVGGKQGWTAFWSLLLNFGFLYFAMVLIAFHVPPMFVMATTGVIILAVTIFMGEDDLRTTVTAFYASLIVLAILILFIIGIEHWAMVQGFGTEDSDELEGMSILIGISYLKVAETVMVLSTLGAIAEAAMAISSGLTEVLDNHPRITNARLMGSGMAIGRQIIGTTFNTLFFGVFGGFLALFLWFAGLHYSLGTIMNNKIFVAEMLEILVSFIGVLITVPMTAWVMTRRRNHLVDKQSPSNYDKND